The Stackebrandtia nassauensis DSM 44728 genome includes the window GGACGATCGACCCGTCCCGCAACCCCACCGGCAACTGCGCCACCGGCCGAGGCAACCCCGCGTCCACGATGAGGCACCTCGCCCAGCTCTCCAACGGCGACTCGGCCCGCGTGTCCGCGACATCGAGAACAGCCCCCATCAACCGAGCCGAACCCCGATCCCCAACGATGGCAGCTCTCCGACGAAGCTCAGCCAACTCCAGCCCACCCCGCAGAAACTGATCCACAGCCGACACCGCGTCCAACCGAGGCAACACTCTCGCGCAATCCAGCGCCGTACGCGCCTTCGTCGTCACCAACACATCCCCGATCTGCTCCACATCGGTCCCCAACCCCCACCGATAGACCCGCAAGCCCCGCCGACTCGCCAGCTCGACCCCCTTGGGAACAACAACCTCCACCGGCCAGCAATCGTTCGAAACCGAACGCGGCAACACATCCAACCCATGCAGCCAAGCCGCCGTCCGCAACCCGAACACAGCAGCCAACGGCAACTCCGCCGCCAGCTCACCCACCCGCTCCGAAAGCCCGGCACCTAGCGACTGCCCCGGCAGCGAGAACATCCGGCTCTCCGGCGAGCCCCGGTAGTGCGCGAAGTTGGACATTGTTCGAGCCGACCACGAACCGCCGCTCGTGGACAGTGAATTTCAGCCGAGATTAAGTGTGAATACTGGACCCATGCCCCCGTCGCTGAAGCTTCGACCGATCGTGATGGACGACTGGACGGCCGTCCACGACTGGGCCAGGCTGGACGAGAGCTGTCGCTACCAGGGCTGGGGTCCCAACACCGAGCACGAGACCCGGGCCTTCGTGGAGCGGGCGGTGGCGGGCTGGAATGTCGAGCCGGTCCGGCATCGGGTGTACGTGGCCGAAGTGGACGGCGAGATCGTCGGCAGCGGTGTGCTGCACTTTCGCGACCGGCGGCATCGGCAGGGCGAGATCTCGTACGGGGTGCACCCGAAGCTGTGGGGCCGGGGGTTGGGGACTGCGGTGGGGGCCGAGCTGCTTCGCGTCGGTTTTGATGGGCTGGGCCTGCACCGGATCGCCGCGACCTGCGATCCGCGCAATCGTGCTTCGGCGGCGGTGCTGGGGAAGCTTGGTATGAGTTTTGAGGGACGGATGCGGCACACCAGACGGATCGGGGACGGTTGGCGGGACTCGGATTTGTACTCGATTCTTGACGGGGAATGGCGGCCGTTGTAGGTGACGGGCACGGCGTGGTGATGGCGGTAATGCGCCACCATTTATCTTGTTCCCCATGTCCGACAACCCGGCCGGTCCCACCCGTTACCCAGAACTCAACGAGCTGTTGGACGAACTGACGTGTCGGGTGGGGGATGTACTGGGGGACAACCTTGTCGGGATGTACCTGTGCGGGTCGTTCGCTGTGGGGGATGCCGACATGCACAGTGACTGCGATTTTCTGGCCGTGGTGCGGCGGGCGTTGGGGCGGGTGCAGGAGCGGCGGATTCGGGCGTTGCACAGTGAGATTCCGACGCGGGCCGGGCATTGGACCCAGCATTTGGAGGGGTCTTATCCGGTGGCGGCGGAGTTGAAGACGCTGGAGTCCTTGGGGCGGGAGTGGCTCTACATTGATCACGGGTGGCGGGAGATGCAGTTTCACACTCATTGCAACAATGAGGTGACCCGGTGGAGTCTGCGCGAGCATGGGGTTACCTTGACCGGTCCGGATCCGAAGTCACTCGTGGACGAGGTGCCGGTGGAGGCGCTGCGGTCGCGGATGTTGCACGATATTCCGCGGTTCCTGGAGGACCTGGCGGCGTGGGCGTCGTGGGATGTGGCCTGGACGCAGCGGTACGCGGTGACGACGTACTGCCGGATGCTGAACACCTTGGAGACCGGGGTGGTGGTGTCGAAGCGGGCCGCGTTGGCCTGGGCGATGGACAGTTTGGACCCCTCGTGGCGGCCGCTGTTGCGGCAGGTGCTGGACGATCGGGAGCGGGGGTGGGATCCCTACGATCCGCCGCGGCCGGGCAGTATCGAGTCCACGATGGCGTTCTCGGATTACGTGTTGGATCGGGCCGGGCGCCACTAGGGCGGGGGTGGCCTTCGCGGGTCGCCTTGACAGCGGTGGCGGCTGATCTGTGAAGATTGGCCACCATGAGCATGCCACAACAAGGTCCGCCCGACCCGCAGACGCCGGGGCCGGTGAGCGGCAGTCCACAGCCACAGTACGACCCGCAGGCACAGCAGCCGATGCAGCCGCAGCCCGGCCAGGCACCGCCGCCGCAGTCGTTCCCGACCGCCGGTCCGGCCCAGGTCGCGCGTCCGGCGATGTTGATGATGGGGGCGATCGGGTGCGGGGCGCTGGCGCTGTTCTTCCTCGTCCACGCGATCCTGGCGTTCATCCAGACCGACGTGCATTATCAGTTCCCGTACCTCTATGGCGTCTACCTGCTGCTGATGGCCGCGGCGGCCGGTGCGGCGGCCGTGTTCTCGTTCCTGGGAACCGATTTCGGACGCGTCTTCGCCGCCGCCGTGGCCGGTGCCGCGATGTGGGAGGCCGCCGAATGGTGGCAGTCGCTGATCGGGCCGCTCGTGAGCGGTGACGGCATTGCGGTCGGGCACTTTCCGTGGATCGCCGCGGTCACATCGTTTCTGGGCGGTTTCGTCGGTATCGGGGTGGTCGTCGTGATGTCGATGCCCGCGCTGAGTGTGTACTTGGCCGAGAAGCAGAAGAAACCGGCGGCCGGACCCGCGCCGATGGGCCAGCCGCCCGCCGCGCCGCAGCCGCCCGCTGGCCAGCCGTACCAGGGACAGACCTACGGCGGTCCGCCTCCGGCGGCACCGCCGCAGCCGGGCCAGCCGTACGGGGACCAGCCGCCACCGGGGCAGCCGTATCCGCAGAACTACGGCGAGCAGCCGCCTCCGCCCGGGCAGCAGCCCCCGCCCGGCCCGCAAGGCTGACGACGATGAAGCGCGGCCCCACCCGTCACGGGTGGGGCCGTTTCGTTTCAGGACGACGGTTGTGGTCGTGCCGCCTCGCGGGATCGTTCCCGCAGGCGCAGCGCCATGTCCAGGGCCTCGTCGAGGTCGCGGTGCGAGGCGCGCGGGTTGATGCCGATGCCACCGGCGATGTCCACACTGACCGTCGCCAGTCGCAGTGCCCGTTGCCAGCGGCCCTGGGTGACGCGGACGCTTTGGATGCGGGCGTAGGGGACGGCCACCAGTTGCGGGATGACGCGGCCCCGGCGGCACACGAACACCTGCTCGCCCAGGCCCGCGCCCAGGGCGGGTTGGCCGATGGGGGAGCGCCAGCGGGCGCGGCGGGGGACGCCGATCAGGCGCACCGCCGTCAGGTCTACTCCGGACAGTGCGTGGGTGGTGACGGTGCGGGCCTGTTCGTGGGTGCCCACCGGCAGCAGGGTGCCGCCGAGCAGTTGTTCCGAGCCGCTGGAGCCGCCGCCGGCGTTGGCGACCCGGCAGGTGACCCAGCCCGCCCACCGCCACAGCAGCGGGCGCTGGATCGTCACGGCGGTGACCCGTTCGTGGGGGAGCGTCTGGGTGCGGCGTTCGGTGAGGCCGCGGCGGATGAGCAGTTCGGTGTCGGTCTCGGTGAGCGTGAAGTCGTAGTTGCCCATCGCCTGGCGTACCGGCGACAGCAGGATGCCCAGCAGCGCGGAGATCAGCGCGGCGATGCCGAAGAAGGTGGCGTCGGGGTTGACGACGAAGAACACGACGGTGACGGCGACGGCGAACGGCAGCGCGAACACCTGCGGGGTCAGCAGCTGGCTGCGCAGCAGCAGCCCGGAGGGCACCGTCAGCACCGGGGTGGCTTCCTCCACGGGAGCGGTGTCGACGACGGTGGGCTCGGCGGTGGCGTCGGGGTCGGTCGCGTCGTCGGTCGCGACGGACGACGCGGTGGCGGACTGTTTGGACAGTGTCAGCAGCCGCTCGCGCAGCTCGGTCGCGTCCTTCAATGTCAGAAAGGACAGTGGTGCCTCGGTCTTGGCGGCGCCGACGACCTCGCACCGCAACTGGGCCAGTCCAACCGGGCGCGCCAACAGCGGCTGCACCACCTCGACCGACTGCAACCGTTGCAGCGGGATGGTGCGGTGGCGTCGCATCAGGGCGCCCTCGGAGATGCGCAGTTCCCGGTCGGCGATCTCGAAACCGGTGAAGCGCCAGGCGATCCAGGCCCAGATCAGACCCAGCACGCCCCCGGCGGCCACGATCATCCCTCCGGTGGTGACGCCGAACTGGGCGAAGCCCTGCCACGAGATCGCGGCCATCACCACGCCCAGCGACTTGATGCCGTTGAGCACCGGCGACAGTGGATGCAGTCGCTGCTTGCCGGTGCTCACAGTCCTTCCCGCTCGGCCGTGGCCCGCTGGGCGAGCCGGTCGCGCAGGCCGGTGGCCACGTCGGGGGCCAGACCCGGCACCGTGGAGTCGGTGGTGGCCGCGGCGGTGTGCAGTTTCACCGTCGCCAGGTCGAACATCCGGTCCACCGGGCCGGCGCTGACGTCGATGAACTGCATTCGTCCGTAGGGGACGATGGACAGCCGTTTGATGAGTACCCCGTGCCGGATCAGCAGGTCGTCGTCGCGTTCGGCGTAGCCCCAGGCCCGTACCGCCCGCCGCAGCAACACCGCCCGCACCAGCAGGCCCGCCAGCACCACGCCGCCCAACAGTAGCGCCCAGGTGCGGCCCCACCACAGCCACGGCGCGATGAGCACGGCGGCCAGCGCCACCACGCCGAACAGCGCCAGGCTCACCAGCCGCACCTTCAGGTACTGGGGCGCCACCGGATGCCAGGTGACCTCGCCGGGCCAGGACGACCACACGCTCGCGGATTCGGGCATGCCGCTAAGCCTATGTCGTCGACATGGCGGACCTGACAGGGAAAACGCCGCCGGGTCAGGAAGTCCGACAGTGACTCACAGTGCTCGTCACACGCCAGCCAGACCTTGACGCGATCCTCGGTGTGGATCTTCGGATTGCGCCACTCCAGCGCCCAACTGGCCGCCTTCTGGCAGCCGCGCGCCGAACACACCTTGACCTCGACCATTCGCCCAAGTCTGCCGCAGCCGACACCCTCGCGAGCGCGGTGGGCGGTCGCGGCGAGTGGCCTCTACTATCGTCGAGACAGCCGCTACACCCGACCGAAAGGCCACCCATGACCGGGGCGCAGTCTTCGCAGCCCACGCCGGCCCAGGATGCCGAGCTGCTGGAAAAGGCACTGTTCGAAGTCAAGAAGGTCATCGTCGGCCAGGACCGCATGATCGAGCGGATGTTCGTCGCGCTGCTGTCGCGCGGCCACTGCCTGCTGGAAGGTGTGCCCGGAGTGGCCAAGACGCTGGCGGTGGAGACGCTGGCCAAGGTCACCGGAGGCTCGTTCACCCGTACCCAGTTCACTCCCGACCTGGTGCCCGCCGACATCGTCGGTACCCGCATCTACCGGCAGTCCACTGAGAAGTTCGATGTGGAGCTGGGGCCGGTGTTCGTGAACTTCATGCTCGCCGACGAGATCAACCGGGCCCCGGCCAAGGTGCAGTCGGCCATGTTGGAGGTCATGAGCGAGCGGCAGGTGTCCATTGGGGGCGAAACCTACAAGGTCCCGGACCCGTTCCTGGTGATGGCCACCCAGAACCCGATCGAGCAGGAGGGTGTCTACCCGCTGCCCGAGGCGCAGCGCGACCGGTTCCTGCTGAAGATCGTGGTGGGATATCCCACCGATTCGGAGGAACGCGAGATCGTCTACCGCATGGGTGTGGAGCCGCCGGAGCCCGAGCCGATCTTCACGCCGGAGGACATCCTGCGGCTGCAGAAGAAGGCCGACCAGATCTTCATTCACAACGCCCTTGTGGACTACGCGGTGCGGCTGGTGCTGGCCACCCGTCGCCCGGCCGAGTTCGGGGTCGCCGACGTGTCCGGGCTGATCCAATACGGTGCCAGCCCGCGTGCGTCGCTGGGCATCATCAAGGCCGCCCGGGCGCTGGCGGTGCTGCGCGGCCGTGACTACGCGCTGCCGCAGGACCTGCAGGACATCGCGCCCGACATCCTGCGGCACCGGCTGGTGCTGTCCTACGACGCGCTGGCCGACGGCATCCCCGCCGAGGACATCGTGGACAAGATCATGGCCGCGGTGCCGCCGCCGAGCGTGTCGCCGCGCCAGGACGCCAACGCGCGTCCGGCCGCCACCGCCGCGGTGCAGGTGCCGCCGAAGTCGCCGGTGCCGGTCAACCCGGTCTCGCCCGCCGCGGCGCAGGCCCCGAAGCCCGCCGGTGGCTGGCCCGCGCCGGAAAGTCGGTAGCCGGTGAACGACGCCGAGCTGTTGGCGCTGAGCCGTGGCGCGGGCCACGGCAAGAACGCCGTCGAACAGCTCAACCACCTCCAGTTGCTGATCAACAACAAACTGGACGGACTGCTGCACGGCGACTACCTCGGGCTGCTGCCCGGGCCGGGCACCGAGCCGGGGGAGTCGCGCGAATACCGGCCCGGCGACGACGTGCGGCGGATGGACTGGCCGGTCACGGCCCGCACCACCACCCCGCACGTGCGCACCACCATCGCCGACCGGGAACTGGAGACCTGGCTGGCGGTGGACCTGTCGGCCAGCCTCGACTTCGGCACCGCCAAATGCCTCAAACGCGACCTGGCCATCGCCGCGACCGCCGCGATGGCGCACCTGACGGTGCGCGGCGGCAACCGGATCGGCGCCGTCATGGGCGCCGGTGGCCCGCCGCGGGTGGTGCCCGCGGCACCCGGTCACTCCGGCGCCCAGATGCTGCTGCGCAAGGTCGCCGGGCTGCGGCCGGAACGTCCCGCCAAACCGGGCCGGTTCCGCCGCGTGGCCGCCAAACCCGGCCGCACCGACCTGTCGCTGTTGGTGGAACGGCTGCACCGGCCGCCGCGCCGTCGCGGCTTCGCCGTGATCATCTCCGACTTCCTGGCCGAGGACGGCTGGGAACGGCCGATCCGCAAACTGGCGGTGCGCCACGACGTACTGGCCATCGAGATCGTCGACCCGCGTGAACTGGAACTCCCCGACGTGGGCGTCATGGAACTGCAGGACCCCGAAACCGGGGCGGTCATGGAGATCCAGACCCACGACGCGGCCTTCCGCCGCCAGTACGCGCACGCCGCGCAGGCGCAGCGCACCCAGATCGCCTCGGGGCTGCGGCGCGCGGGCGCGGCCCGGCTGCGGTTGTCGACCGACTCCGACTGGCTGCGCGACATCGTGCGCTTCGTCGCCTCCCAACGTCACGCTCGTACGAGAGGTACTACCCGTTGATCCGCTATCTCGAGCCCTGGTGGCTGCTGACGCTCATCCCCGTACTGGCCCTGGTCGGCCTGTACGTCTACGCGCAGTATCGCCGCCGCAGCTACGCCGTCCGGTTCTCTAATGTGGACCTGCTGGCGAAGATAGCGGCCAAGGGGCCGGGCTGGCGCCGCCACCTGCCCGCCGCGGTGCTGCTGTCGGCGCTGGTGGTCATGTCCACCGGGATGGCGCGGCCCGCCGTCGACACCCAGGAACCCACCGAGCGGGCCACGGTCGTGCTCACCCTCGACCTGTCGCTGTCGATGAAGGCCAAGGACGTGTCCCCGGACCGGTTCTCGGCGATGAAGAAGGCCTCGCTGGAGTTCGTCGACGAACTGCCCAAGAACTACAACCTGGGCCTGGTGACCTTCGCCAAGTCGGCCAGCGTCGCGGTGTCGCCCACCAAGGACCGCAACCAGGTCAAGTCGGCGATCAAGTCCATGAAACTGGACCGCGCCACCGCCATCGGCGAGGGCATCTTCTCGGCGTTGCAGGCCATCCAGTCGGTGCCGCCCGACGGCGCCTCCGAACCGGCCCCGGCCCGGATCCTGCTGCTGTCCGACGGTTACCGCACCTCCGGGCGGCTGGTCGAGGACGGCGCCAAGGCCGCCAAGGCCGCGAAGGTCCCGGTGTCGACGATCGCCTTCGGCACCGACACCGGCACCGTCGAGATCGAGGGGGAGACCCAGGAGGTCCCCGTCGACCGCGAGACGCTGTCCCAGACGGCCGAGACCACCGGCGGCAAGTTCTACGAGGCCGCCAGTGTCGACGATCTCAAGGGCGTCTACGAGGACATGGGTTCGTCGATCGGTCACCGCACCGTCGCGGTGGAGATCGCGCAGTGGTTCATCGGCTTCGCCTTGGTTCTGGGTTTCGCCTCGGTGTTCCTGAGTCTTTTGTGGACCTCAAGGGTGCCCTGAGCCAGGAGCCCTTTTCCGGGCCCGCGGGACCTCCCGCGTACGATCACAGGCGTCGTACGACCTCGTGTTACGTAAAGGAGAGTGCGTGGTGTCTCGCACCGTGCTGGTCACCGGAGGCAACCGGGGCATTGGCCTGTCCATCGCCCGGGCCTTCGCCGAGAACGGCGACCGCGTCGCCGTCACCCACCGCGGCAGCGGTGCGCCCGACGGCCTGTTCGGCGTCCAGTGCGACATCACCGACTCCGAGGCCGTCGACGCCGCCTTCACCACGGTGGAGGCCGAGCTGGGACCGGTGGAGGTGCTGGTCGCCAACGCCGGGATCACCGACGACACCCTGCTGCTGCGCATGAAGGAGGAGCAGTTCACCTCCGTCATCGACACCAACCTCACCGGGGCGTGGCGGTGCGCGAAACGGGCCTCCTCCAAGATGCTGCGCGCCAAGTTCGGCCGCATCATCTTCATCTCCTCGGTGACCGGCCTGTACGGCAACGCCGGTCAGACCAACTACGCGGCCAGCAAGGCGGGCCTGGTGGGTATGGCCCGATCGATCACCCGGGAACTGGGCAGCCGCAACATCACCGCCAACGTGGTGGCGCCGGGCTTCGTCGAGACCGACATGACCGCCGAACTGCCCGAGGCACAGCGCGACGCCTACCTGGCGTCCATCCCGGCCAAACGTTTCGCCGGCGGCGACGAGGTCGCCGACGCGGTGCGCTGGCTGGCGTCCGACAAAGCAGGCTATGTCACCGGGGCCGTCATCCCCGTTGACGGCGGCCTTGGCATGGGCCACTGACAATTTCGAATAAGGAGTGCATGTGACAGGGTTGCTTGATGGAAAACGGTTGCTGATCACCGGTCTGATCACCGACCAGTCCTTGGCCTTCGGTGTCGCCAAGCTCGCACAGGAGCAGGGCGCCGAAGTGGTGCTCACCGGTTTCGGACGCATGTCGCTCGTCAACCGCATCGCCGCCCGGCTGCCCAAGCCCGCGCCGGTGGTGGAACTGGACGTCACCGACCAGGAGCAGCTGGACTCGCTGGCCGAGCGGGTGCGCGAGCACGTGCCCGCGTTGGACGGCGTCCTGCACTCCATCGCCAACGCGCCGCAGTCCTGCCTGGGCGGCGGATTCATGACCGCGCCGTGGGAGGACGTCGCCAAGGCGCTGCACGTGTCGACGTTCTCGTTCAAGTCGCTGGCGGTGGCCTGCCTGCCGCTGATGGAATCCGGCGGCGCCATCGTGGGAATGGACTTCGACGCCTCGCAGGCCTGGCCGGTCTACGACTGGATGGGCGTCTCCAAGGCGGGCCTGGAGTCGGTCACCCGGTACATGGCACGTGACCTGGGCCCCAAGGGAATCCGGGTCAACCTGGTCGCGGCGGGCCCGGTGCGGACCATGGCCGCCAAGTCGATCCCCGGTTTCGAGCAGTTCGAGACGGCGTGGGCGGAGCGCGCTCCGCTGGGCTGGAGTCTCACCGACTCCACGCCGGTGGCCAAGGCGGTCACCATGCTGCTGTCGGACTGGTTCCCGGCAACGACCGGTGAGATCGTCCACGTCGACGGCGGGTTCCACGCGGTCGGGGTCAAGGCCGCCGAGGCCTAGGACTCGGACGAGGACCGCTGGGACAGTACCTGACAACATCCGGGATATACGAATTCGATGAACTACGACGCATTGCTCCTCGTTTCCTTCGGTGGGCCCGAAAGCGCCTCCGATGTGCTGCCGTTCCTGCGTAACGTCACGCGTGGCCGTGGCGTGCCGGAGGAACGGCTGACCGAAGTGGCCGAACACTACTACCACTTCGGTGGCGTGTCGCCGATCAACGAATGGTGCCGCTCCTTCATAGACGCCCTGCGCGGCGAGTTCGCCACGCACCGGGTGAACCTGCCCATCTACTGGGGCAACCGCAACTGGCCGCCGATGCTCGTCGAAGCCGTGCAGCAGATGGCCGGGGACGGGGTGAAGCGGGCGCTGGCGTTCACCACCAGCGCCTACGGTTCCTACTCCTCCTGCCGTCAGTACCTTGAGGACCTGTCGGCGGCGCGGGCCGCGGTCGGCGGCAGTGCCCCGGTGATCGACAAGATCCGGCACTTCTTCGACCACCCCGGTTTCGTGCAGCCCTTCGCCGACAAGCTCAGGACGGCCGCGGCGGCCATCGACGATCCCGCCAACGCGCGGATCCTGTTCACCGCGCACTCGATTCCGGTGGGCATGAACGACGTGTCGGGGCCGGAGGGAGCCCGCTACCACGACCAGGTCGCCGAGACCGCGGCGCTGGTGCGGCAGGCCGCCGGGCTCGACCTGCCCTACGACATCGTGTGGCAGTCGAAGTCCGGTCCCGCCGACTCGGTGTGGCTGGGTCCCGACAT containing:
- a CDS encoding AAA family ATPase, which codes for MTGAQSSQPTPAQDAELLEKALFEVKKVIVGQDRMIERMFVALLSRGHCLLEGVPGVAKTLAVETLAKVTGGSFTRTQFTPDLVPADIVGTRIYRQSTEKFDVELGPVFVNFMLADEINRAPAKVQSAMLEVMSERQVSIGGETYKVPDPFLVMATQNPIEQEGVYPLPEAQRDRFLLKIVVGYPTDSEEREIVYRMGVEPPEPEPIFTPEDILRLQKKADQIFIHNALVDYAVRLVLATRRPAEFGVADVSGLIQYGASPRASLGIIKAARALAVLRGRDYALPQDLQDIAPDILRHRLVLSYDALADGIPAEDIVDKIMAAVPPPSVSPRQDANARPAATAAVQVPPKSPVPVNPVSPAAAQAPKPAGGWPAPESR
- a CDS encoding GNAT family N-acetyltransferase — translated: MPPSLKLRPIVMDDWTAVHDWARLDESCRYQGWGPNTEHETRAFVERAVAGWNVEPVRHRVYVAEVDGEIVGSGVLHFRDRRHRQGEISYGVHPKLWGRGLGTAVGAELLRVGFDGLGLHRIAATCDPRNRASAAVLGKLGMSFEGRMRHTRRIGDGWRDSDLYSILDGEWRPL
- a CDS encoding DUF58 domain-containing protein, with translation MNDAELLALSRGAGHGKNAVEQLNHLQLLINNKLDGLLHGDYLGLLPGPGTEPGESREYRPGDDVRRMDWPVTARTTTPHVRTTIADRELETWLAVDLSASLDFGTAKCLKRDLAIAATAAMAHLTVRGGNRIGAVMGAGGPPRVVPAAPGHSGAQMLLRKVAGLRPERPAKPGRFRRVAAKPGRTDLSLLVERLHRPPRRRGFAVIISDFLAEDGWERPIRKLAVRHDVLAIEIVDPRELELPDVGVMELQDPETGAVMEIQTHDAAFRRQYAHAAQAQRTQIASGLRRAGAARLRLSTDSDWLRDIVRFVASQRHARTRGTTR
- the fabI gene encoding enoyl-ACP reductase FabI, translated to MTGLLDGKRLLITGLITDQSLAFGVAKLAQEQGAEVVLTGFGRMSLVNRIAARLPKPAPVVELDVTDQEQLDSLAERVREHVPALDGVLHSIANAPQSCLGGGFMTAPWEDVAKALHVSTFSFKSLAVACLPLMESGGAIVGMDFDASQAWPVYDWMGVSKAGLESVTRYMARDLGPKGIRVNLVAAGPVRTMAAKSIPGFEQFETAWAERAPLGWSLTDSTPVAKAVTMLLSDWFPATTGEIVHVDGGFHAVGVKAAEA
- a CDS encoding 3-oxoacyl-ACP reductase FabG, which encodes MSRTVLVTGGNRGIGLSIARAFAENGDRVAVTHRGSGAPDGLFGVQCDITDSEAVDAAFTTVEAELGPVEVLVANAGITDDTLLLRMKEEQFTSVIDTNLTGAWRCAKRASSKMLRAKFGRIIFISSVTGLYGNAGQTNYAASKAGLVGMARSITRELGSRNITANVVAPGFVETDMTAELPEAQRDAYLASIPAKRFAGGDEVADAVRWLASDKAGYVTGAVIPVDGGLGMGH
- a CDS encoding PH domain-containing protein, which translates into the protein MPESASVWSSWPGEVTWHPVAPQYLKVRLVSLALFGVVALAAVLIAPWLWWGRTWALLLGGVVLAGLLVRAVLLRRAVRAWGYAERDDDLLIRHGVLIKRLSIVPYGRMQFIDVSAGPVDRMFDLATVKLHTAAATTDSTVPGLAPDVATGLRDRLAQRATAEREGL
- a CDS encoding PH domain-containing protein, whose amino-acid sequence is MSTGKQRLHPLSPVLNGIKSLGVVMAAISWQGFAQFGVTTGGMIVAAGGVLGLIWAWIAWRFTGFEIADRELRISEGALMRRHRTIPLQRLQSVEVVQPLLARPVGLAQLRCEVVGAAKTEAPLSFLTLKDATELRERLLTLSKQSATASSVATDDATDPDATAEPTVVDTAPVEEATPVLTVPSGLLLRSQLLTPQVFALPFAVAVTVVFFVVNPDATFFGIAALISALLGILLSPVRQAMGNYDFTLTETDTELLIRRGLTERRTQTLPHERVTAVTIQRPLLWRWAGWVTCRVANAGGGSSGSEQLLGGTLLPVGTHEQARTVTTHALSGVDLTAVRLIGVPRRARWRSPIGQPALGAGLGEQVFVCRRGRVIPQLVAVPYARIQSVRVTQGRWQRALRLATVSVDIAGGIGINPRASHRDLDEALDMALRLRERSREAARPQPSS
- a CDS encoding aminoglycoside adenylyltransferase domain-containing protein encodes the protein MSDNPAGPTRYPELNELLDELTCRVGDVLGDNLVGMYLCGSFAVGDADMHSDCDFLAVVRRALGRVQERRIRALHSEIPTRAGHWTQHLEGSYPVAAELKTLESLGREWLYIDHGWREMQFHTHCNNEVTRWSLREHGVTLTGPDPKSLVDEVPVEALRSRMLHDIPRFLEDLAAWASWDVAWTQRYAVTTYCRMLNTLETGVVVSKRAALAWAMDSLDPSWRPLLRQVLDDRERGWDPYDPPRPGSIESTMAFSDYVLDRAGRH
- a CDS encoding ferrochelatase, whose translation is MNYDALLLVSFGGPESASDVLPFLRNVTRGRGVPEERLTEVAEHYYHFGGVSPINEWCRSFIDALRGEFATHRVNLPIYWGNRNWPPMLVEAVQQMAGDGVKRALAFTTSAYGSYSSCRQYLEDLSAARAAVGGSAPVIDKIRHFFDHPGFVQPFADKLRTAAAAIDDPANARILFTAHSIPVGMNDVSGPEGARYHDQVAETAALVRQAAGLDLPYDIVWQSKSGPADSVWLGPDINDHLKAIAAEGVSSVVVSPVGFLSDHMEVLWDLDIEAKQTAEELGLSYYRAGTPGLDPRTVTMVRELVAERVDGAPVKRLGKLPLWNPNDDGCCPARRPVGMGR
- a CDS encoding 26S proteasome regulatory subunit RPN10, giving the protein MIRYLEPWWLLTLIPVLALVGLYVYAQYRRRSYAVRFSNVDLLAKIAAKGPGWRRHLPAAVLLSALVVMSTGMARPAVDTQEPTERATVVLTLDLSLSMKAKDVSPDRFSAMKKASLEFVDELPKNYNLGLVTFAKSASVAVSPTKDRNQVKSAIKSMKLDRATAIGEGIFSALQAIQSVPPDGASEPAPARILLLSDGYRTSGRLVEDGAKAAKAAKVPVSTIAFGTDTGTVEIEGETQEVPVDRETLSQTAETTGGKFYEAASVDDLKGVYEDMGSSIGHRTVAVEIAQWFIGFALVLGFASVFLSLLWTSRVP